From the genome of Mesorhizobium japonicum MAFF 303099, one region includes:
- a CDS encoding extracellular solute-binding protein, with translation MNWKTTATAMGLALLASTGLARAEGVLNIYNWGNYTSPDVIKKFEDKYNIKVTITDYDSNDTALAKIRQGGTGFDIAVPSQTYVPIWIKEGLLLETDPGKMENFKNVAPEWANPEFDPGRKYSVPWAWGTIGVVVNTDAYKGPADTWGIVFNTPDELKGKVNVVPEMNDVIFAAIKYVGGQQCTDDKAVLKKVRDLLVAAKPNWIAMEYNTIEKMGAGDFKATSDWNGSALRQRLANAAIHYNYPKEGFGLWSDNVVVLKEAKNVENAKLFQNFIMDPENAAGLSAFHRYANAITGSDKYMPADMKDAPEVVIPADAKPKGEFQKMCAPETQELYTKIWTELQK, from the coding sequence ATGAACTGGAAGACAACGGCGACCGCCATGGGGTTGGCGCTGCTCGCTTCGACGGGCCTCGCCCGCGCCGAGGGCGTGCTGAACATCTACAATTGGGGCAACTACACCAGCCCCGACGTGATCAAGAAGTTCGAAGACAAATACAACATCAAGGTCACCATCACCGACTACGATTCCAACGACACCGCGCTCGCCAAGATCCGGCAGGGCGGCACCGGCTTCGACATTGCCGTGCCGTCGCAAACCTACGTGCCGATCTGGATCAAGGAGGGCCTCCTCCTAGAGACCGATCCGGGCAAGATGGAGAACTTCAAGAACGTCGCGCCAGAATGGGCCAATCCTGAATTCGATCCGGGCCGCAAATATTCGGTGCCGTGGGCCTGGGGCACGATTGGCGTCGTCGTCAACACCGATGCCTACAAGGGTCCGGCCGATACGTGGGGCATCGTCTTCAACACGCCCGACGAGTTGAAGGGCAAGGTCAACGTCGTTCCCGAGATGAACGACGTCATCTTCGCGGCGATCAAATATGTCGGCGGCCAGCAATGCACCGACGACAAGGCGGTGCTGAAGAAGGTGCGCGACCTGCTGGTGGCGGCCAAGCCGAACTGGATCGCGATGGAATACAACACCATCGAGAAGATGGGCGCCGGCGACTTCAAGGCAACCAGCGACTGGAACGGCTCGGCGCTGCGCCAGCGTCTGGCCAATGCGGCCATCCATTACAACTATCCGAAGGAAGGCTTTGGCCTGTGGAGCGACAACGTCGTCGTCCTGAAGGAAGCCAAGAACGTCGAGAACGCCAAGCTGTTCCAGAACTTCATCATGGATCCGGAAAACGCGGCTGGCCTCTCGGCCTTCCACCGCTATGCCAACGCCATCACCGGCTCGGACAAATACATGCCGGCCGACATGAAGGACGCGCCGGAAGTCGTCATTCCGGCCGACGCCAAGCCGAAAGGCGAGTTCCAGAAGATGTGCGCGCCGGAAACGCAGGAACTCTACACCAAGATCTGGACCGAACTGCAGAAGTAA
- a CDS encoding ABC transporter permease gives MASNFSIKHQPGFTTIAATCFIVLYLPIIVLVAYAFNAASSTSEWGGFSLRWFQSAYQNTQVIDATLRSFQIGAIAAVLSTIFATMAALATTRTASYPGLTFKYAAINQPLMVPEIVTGVALLIFFSRIKIFTGYSGLGYLIAAHTAFCIPFAYLPIRARLENMDLTLERAAADLYATPWKTFRRITLPLLWPGILAGLMLAFVISLDDVVITEFVKSGGQDTLPTYMLGQIRRGVTPEINAISTAFLLLSVAIVTLFFFVSRKRD, from the coding sequence ATGGCTAGCAACTTCTCCATCAAGCACCAGCCGGGCTTCACGACAATCGCGGCGACCTGCTTCATCGTGCTCTATCTGCCCATCATCGTGCTGGTCGCCTACGCTTTCAATGCGGCGAGCTCGACATCCGAATGGGGTGGCTTTTCGCTGCGATGGTTCCAGTCGGCATACCAGAACACGCAGGTCATCGACGCAACGCTGCGCTCGTTCCAGATCGGTGCCATCGCGGCGGTGCTGTCGACCATCTTCGCCACGATGGCCGCACTTGCCACCACGCGCACCGCTTCCTATCCCGGGCTCACCTTCAAATATGCGGCGATCAACCAGCCGCTGATGGTGCCTGAGATCGTCACCGGCGTGGCGCTGCTGATCTTCTTCTCGCGCATCAAGATCTTCACCGGCTATTCCGGCCTCGGCTACCTGATCGCCGCGCATACGGCATTCTGCATTCCGTTCGCCTATCTGCCGATCCGGGCGCGTCTGGAGAATATGGACCTGACGCTCGAGCGCGCCGCGGCCGATCTCTACGCGACCCCGTGGAAGACCTTCCGCCGCATCACGCTGCCGCTCTTGTGGCCCGGTATCCTGGCTGGCCTGATGCTGGCCTTCGTCATCTCGCTCGATGACGTCGTCATCACAGAGTTCGTCAAATCGGGCGGCCAGGACACGCTGCCCACTTACATGCTCGGCCAGATCCGCCGTGGCGTCACACCCGAGATCAACGCGATATCGACCGCTTTCCTGCTGCTTTCGGTCGCGATCGTCACGTTGTTTTTCTTCGTCAGCAGGAAACGAGACTGA
- a CDS encoding ABC transporter permease, which produces MATAEEVAKAAERRDVRDRWLLSAPALLVILLAATGPLLIVLVYSFLTPGAYGDVKWQFSPDAWISVFMERDIFDDTLSLAAAHVTIFWRSIKLAVVTTLATLALGFPTAYFMATRSEKTRDLWLFLITIPFWTNLLIRTFAVLQIIRNEGIINTILLKLGIISAPIQILYTDTAILIGMAYVYLPLMVLPIYASMEKLDFRLVEAGYDLYATRFKVLRKIIFPLVKPGVIAGSILVFIPALGAYVTPVVLGGGKNMMLSNLIELQFGQGRNWPLGSALSITVMVIVMLALLAYVRNAGKSGVRHG; this is translated from the coding sequence ATGGCCACCGCGGAAGAAGTCGCCAAGGCAGCGGAACGGCGTGATGTCCGTGACCGTTGGCTGTTGTCAGCACCGGCGCTGCTGGTCATCCTGCTCGCCGCGACCGGCCCGTTGCTGATCGTGCTCGTCTACTCGTTCCTGACGCCCGGCGCCTATGGCGACGTGAAGTGGCAGTTTTCGCCCGATGCCTGGATATCGGTGTTCATGGAACGTGACATTTTCGACGACACGCTTTCGCTTGCGGCGGCGCATGTCACCATCTTCTGGCGTTCGATCAAGCTTGCGGTGGTGACGACGCTCGCCACTTTGGCGCTCGGTTTCCCGACCGCCTATTTCATGGCGACGCGCAGCGAGAAGACCAGGGATCTCTGGCTGTTCCTGATCACTATCCCGTTCTGGACCAACCTTCTGATCCGCACCTTCGCGGTTCTGCAGATCATCCGCAATGAAGGCATCATCAACACGATCCTGCTCAAGCTCGGCATCATCTCGGCGCCGATCCAGATCCTCTACACCGACACCGCGATCCTGATCGGCATGGCCTATGTCTACCTGCCGCTGATGGTGCTGCCGATCTATGCCAGCATGGAGAAGCTTGATTTCCGCCTGGTCGAGGCCGGCTATGATCTCTACGCGACACGCTTCAAGGTGCTGCGGAAGATCATTTTCCCGCTGGTCAAACCCGGCGTCATCGCCGGCTCGATCCTGGTCTTCATTCCGGCACTCGGCGCTTATGTGACGCCGGTCGTGCTTGGCGGCGGCAAGAACATGATGCTGTCCAACCTGATCGAACTGCAGTTCGGACAAGGCCGCAACTGGCCGCTTGGCTCGGCGCTGTCGATCACGGTGATGGTCATCGTCATGCTGGCATTGCTTGCCTATGTGCGCAACGCCGGCAAGTCAGGGGTGCGTCATGGCTAG